A window of the Pseudoalteromonas sp. A25 genome harbors these coding sequences:
- a CDS encoding ABC transporter permease → MNDLMPILKSLFKRKSSALLLILQISITLTILVNTAYILAQKYQRINQDSGLNETDTFSFIMNLQGDADELTHLLTQDLMAIRSLQSVQSAAHVSNIPYSSWGGTTSLGLLEQQGETWLRPPFYFADKHLIDTWDIKLVAGRWFNENEIFYYRKTTNSNQQQQFLIISKALAQKLYPANWRHAIGKQIYVNSDIHSIVGIAKKIPSAWSWWKNHDFGVISNANHLTYDPKIAVKAMPGMREQAMQDVKELLLQTPGRWVDRFESFESIRQRSHQSDSAISYTLIIIISIITIAVALGIYAQVRFSIVTRRKQIGTRRALGASRSQILRYFMLESLIITSVGILVGVVLSVILNAYLVDAMSLSAVPFNYLLAGALGMLVIGQCATVHPIIQAGRVSPAIVTRGV, encoded by the coding sequence ATGAACGATTTAATGCCCATTTTAAAGTCACTTTTTAAGCGTAAATCAAGTGCACTACTTTTGATCCTTCAGATCTCTATTACCCTGACCATTTTAGTTAACACCGCTTATATACTGGCGCAAAAATATCAAAGAATTAACCAAGATAGTGGTTTAAACGAAACAGATACCTTTAGTTTTATCATGAACTTACAAGGTGATGCTGACGAACTCACCCATTTGTTGACGCAAGATTTAATGGCCATCAGGTCGCTACAAAGTGTGCAAAGTGCCGCTCATGTTTCAAACATTCCTTATTCATCATGGGGAGGGACGACTTCTTTGGGGTTACTCGAACAACAAGGTGAAACCTGGCTAAGACCCCCATTTTATTTTGCAGACAAACATTTAATAGATACTTGGGATATAAAGCTCGTTGCTGGCAGATGGTTCAATGAAAATGAAATCTTTTATTACCGAAAAACCACAAACAGTAATCAACAACAGCAGTTTTTGATCATATCAAAAGCGCTAGCGCAAAAGCTTTATCCTGCAAACTGGCGTCATGCTATCGGCAAGCAAATTTACGTCAATTCAGACATACACTCAATCGTGGGGATTGCCAAAAAAATACCCAGTGCTTGGAGTTGGTGGAAAAATCATGATTTTGGTGTGATTAGTAACGCCAATCATTTAACTTATGACCCCAAAATAGCCGTAAAAGCAATGCCGGGTATGCGCGAGCAAGCCATGCAAGATGTCAAAGAGTTACTTTTGCAAACTCCAGGCAGATGGGTTGATAGGTTCGAATCTTTCGAGTCTATCAGGCAAAGGAGCCATCAAAGTGATTCAGCAATTTCATACACGTTGATCATTATCATCTCAATTATCACTATCGCTGTTGCGCTTGGTATTTACGCACAGGTGCGCTTTTCAATTGTCACGCGGCGCAAACAAATTGGAACCCGGCGTGCTTTGGGAGCAAGCAGATCTCAGATCCTGAGGTACTTTATGTTAGAGAGCTTGATCATCACCAGTGTTGGTATATTGGTAGGGGTTGTTTTGTCTGTCATCCTCAATGCATATTTAGTTGATGCCATGTCACTGAGCGCCGTACCTTTTAACTATTTATTGGCTGGAGCCTTAGGTATGTTGGTTATCGGTCAGTGCGCAACGGTGCACCCTATTATCCAAGCTGGCAGAGTATCACCCGCTATTGTGACTAGAGGGGTTTAA
- a CDS encoding ABC transporter permease produces MPRYYLKLAWISLCGSPILSILMILIIAIGISTSMVAYTVTNKISKHPIEHKADTIVRLYLSSWNLNQPYKEYQGKEEAPNRVSYRDAVNLTKIHKASNLVKAQTLVAEHKALTRTTSQSTSQAKMRFMYTVNNAFFSMFESPFLYGGPWSDKADNAGEFNIVISKQLNNELFNGQNSVGKQIILEDHVFNISGVLDAWAPVPKYFGYSSFAFQRPHDIYIPFTTRVNAGLYSRSVFTYQCPQYPEEVTFELILNSECLWSSMWVELTNSQDRQAYHDLINNYGAQQKQLGRFPRDLPSYTRTIEQYLVVEGVIPEHTSIARWIAFAFLVVCLLNCMSLLINKFHNKKGEIGLRRAIGANKQDIAFQFAFETALLGFLGGIAGLFLTYAGLSGAQHAFHFLNDSIMQISAYTLVTTLLLSTGLTCLFGLWPIYNAMHVLPSSQLKNL; encoded by the coding sequence ATGCCTAGGTACTATTTAAAACTCGCTTGGATCAGCTTGTGCGGCTCACCCATCTTAAGTATTTTAATGATACTTATCATTGCGATAGGTATTTCGACCTCAATGGTTGCTTATACTGTCACCAATAAAATTTCCAAACATCCAATTGAGCATAAAGCCGACACCATTGTACGTTTGTATTTGAGTAGCTGGAACCTAAACCAGCCCTATAAAGAGTATCAAGGAAAAGAAGAAGCACCTAACCGCGTTAGCTATCGCGACGCTGTCAATTTAACAAAAATTCACAAAGCCAGTAATTTAGTAAAGGCGCAAACGCTCGTAGCTGAACACAAGGCACTGACAAGAACCACGTCTCAATCAACTAGCCAAGCTAAAATGCGCTTTATGTATACCGTGAATAACGCATTTTTTTCTATGTTTGAGTCACCATTTTTGTATGGTGGGCCATGGAGCGATAAGGCCGATAACGCTGGTGAATTTAATATTGTTATTAGTAAACAACTCAATAACGAGCTATTCAACGGTCAAAACTCTGTGGGCAAACAGATCATTTTAGAAGATCATGTTTTCAATATTTCGGGCGTATTAGATGCATGGGCACCCGTGCCTAAATATTTCGGTTATTCAAGTTTTGCTTTTCAACGCCCTCACGACATCTACATCCCTTTTACGACCCGAGTTAATGCCGGCCTATACTCTAGGAGCGTATTTACCTACCAGTGCCCACAATACCCAGAAGAAGTAACATTTGAGCTCATTTTAAACTCTGAATGTCTGTGGAGCTCAATGTGGGTTGAGCTCACTAATAGCCAAGACCGTCAGGCATACCACGACTTAATCAACAACTACGGTGCACAACAAAAACAACTAGGTCGATTTCCTCGTGATCTACCCAGTTATACGCGAACAATTGAGCAATACCTTGTTGTAGAAGGAGTAATACCTGAACATACCAGTATTGCGCGTTGGATAGCTTTTGCTTTTTTAGTTGTTTGTTTGCTTAATTGTATGAGTTTGTTGATTAATAAATTCCACAATAAAAAAGGTGAAATTGGGCTTCGACGTGCAATTGGCGCGAACAAGCAAGATATTGCTTTTCAATTTGCATTCGAAACGGCTTTGCTAGGATTTTTAGGGGGAATTGCCGGCCTATTCCTTACATATGCTGGTCTCAGCGGAGCACAACATGCCTTTCACTTTTTGAACGACAGTATCATGCAAATAAGCGCGTATACCCTTGTGACAACTTTGCTACTTTCTACTGGTTTAACCTGCTTATTTGGTCTGTGGCCAATCTACAATGCAATGCATGTTCTACCATCTAGCCAACTCAAAAACTTGTAG
- the hrpB gene encoding ATP-dependent helicase HrpB: protein MLPIEAVYGQLTSEFENNNTVLLQAPPGAGKSTWLPLQLVRDNRFNRIIMLEPRRLAARNIAYFLAAQQNEPLGQSIGLRMRNEVSVSSQTRLEIVTEGVLTRMLQADPELSGVDLVIFDEFHERSLAADTALAFALETQAAFREDLSILVMSATLDSERYQSFLQCPIVSSQGRSFPVEEIYQPLNDEAKWLEALPPLVLLALQQQSGSALVFLPGQREIKYVQQQLTGKLGEDTELVLLYGEQDKSSQQAAIKPAPSGKRKVVLTTNVAETSLTIEGIRIVVDSGKRRAARFNLKTGVTELSTLSISRSSAIQRAGRAGRVESGVVYRLGSHAQFERRDKHDTPEILCSDIAPLVLEAKVWGTDLNQLPLLDKPTSAAITQAGSLLHMLEALDGQNKLTNLGRRIHQFGTEPRLAHMLIKACELEQQLPGISALACYFIASLESRATGSPELRVALQSQFERPQKAFSEQLNIWLKRLKLSKPNELACGYLSVVVALAFPDRLAKRRGQGFVLANGAGVSSHESYWLDTDFLAIATLGGHKGQRIFSATELDLPLIQQVLPHLFKQQSICEFDEKKARFIHEDRTLVGALIIDAKPSDKPLDVQARTQAWLSLVYKHGLTFFNQYQQLEQLLIRMTLAQRFYPKEFKQLDETALVAGLETWLAPYLDSIRQLDELKKFDLAGALSGLLSWELQQRLECILPVRIKVPSGSNIKVHYQLDGPAKLSVKMQEVYGLNETPKLCDGQLPLLMELLSPAQRPLQLTQDLANFWHTSYKEVQKEMKGRYPKHFWPDDPSVAQATNKVKSRM, encoded by the coding sequence GTGTTACCCATAGAAGCAGTCTACGGTCAGCTTACGTCTGAATTTGAAAATAATAATACCGTATTGTTACAAGCCCCGCCCGGAGCCGGCAAATCAACATGGTTACCTTTACAGCTAGTTCGAGATAATCGCTTTAATCGTATTATTATGCTCGAACCTCGTCGTTTAGCTGCACGCAATATTGCGTATTTTTTAGCAGCTCAGCAAAACGAGCCTTTGGGACAAAGTATTGGCTTAAGAATGCGGAACGAAGTGAGTGTGTCGAGCCAAACTCGCCTAGAAATTGTTACTGAAGGCGTGTTGACGCGTATGCTGCAAGCAGATCCAGAGCTAAGTGGCGTAGATTTAGTTATTTTTGATGAGTTTCATGAACGTTCTTTAGCGGCCGATACTGCACTGGCTTTTGCATTAGAGACTCAAGCCGCGTTTCGAGAAGACTTAAGTATATTGGTGATGTCTGCAACGTTGGACAGCGAACGCTACCAGTCATTTTTACAATGCCCGATTGTCTCATCACAGGGGCGCAGCTTTCCAGTAGAAGAGATTTATCAGCCGCTTAATGATGAAGCTAAGTGGTTAGAGGCTTTGCCGCCACTGGTACTTTTGGCACTTCAGCAGCAAAGTGGCAGTGCCTTAGTATTTTTGCCCGGTCAACGGGAAATTAAATACGTTCAGCAGCAACTAACCGGTAAATTGGGCGAAGACACAGAGCTTGTGCTTTTATACGGTGAGCAAGATAAAAGCTCACAACAAGCTGCTATAAAACCAGCGCCATCAGGTAAGCGTAAAGTGGTGTTAACCACCAACGTCGCAGAAACGTCGTTAACTATCGAAGGCATTCGTATTGTAGTTGATAGTGGCAAACGAAGAGCTGCACGCTTTAATTTAAAAACAGGTGTAACCGAGCTTAGCACCTTGTCTATATCTCGTTCGTCCGCTATTCAACGAGCTGGTCGAGCAGGTAGGGTGGAGTCAGGCGTCGTGTATAGGTTGGGTTCTCATGCGCAGTTTGAGCGGCGTGATAAACATGATACCCCTGAAATTCTGTGTTCAGACATTGCGCCTTTGGTACTAGAGGCAAAGGTATGGGGCACAGATCTCAACCAGTTGCCTCTTCTGGACAAGCCGACATCAGCCGCAATTACTCAAGCGGGCTCTTTATTGCATATGCTAGAGGCACTTGATGGGCAGAATAAACTGACGAATTTAGGCCGGCGAATACACCAGTTTGGTACTGAGCCAAGGCTGGCTCATATGCTTATCAAAGCGTGTGAGCTTGAGCAACAGCTACCGGGCATAAGTGCGTTGGCTTGCTATTTTATCGCGTCATTAGAAAGCAGAGCAACGGGCTCTCCTGAGCTAAGAGTTGCGCTGCAATCTCAGTTTGAACGACCACAAAAGGCTTTTTCGGAGCAATTAAATATTTGGCTAAAACGCTTAAAATTAAGTAAACCAAATGAACTTGCTTGTGGGTATTTAAGTGTAGTGGTTGCTTTGGCCTTTCCTGATAGATTGGCTAAACGTCGCGGGCAAGGCTTTGTGTTGGCCAATGGAGCTGGGGTGAGTAGCCACGAAAGCTACTGGTTAGATACCGACTTTTTAGCGATTGCGACACTTGGCGGTCACAAAGGGCAACGTATATTCAGTGCAACTGAGCTAGATTTGCCACTTATACAACAAGTGCTTCCGCATTTATTTAAGCAGCAAAGTATTTGCGAGTTTGATGAAAAAAAAGCACGTTTCATTCATGAAGACCGAACATTGGTTGGTGCATTGATCATTGATGCAAAACCCAGTGATAAGCCACTTGATGTGCAAGCTCGCACGCAGGCATGGTTAAGTTTAGTGTATAAACACGGTTTGACATTTTTTAATCAATATCAACAGCTTGAACAATTACTGATCCGTATGACGTTGGCACAGCGTTTTTACCCAAAAGAATTTAAACAGCTTGATGAAACAGCACTGGTGGCTGGTCTTGAGACATGGCTAGCACCATATTTAGATAGTATTAGGCAGCTAGATGAACTTAAAAAGTTTGATTTAGCGGGCGCGCTTAGCGGATTGTTGAGCTGGGAGCTACAGCAGCGTTTAGAGTGTATTTTGCCAGTTCGTATTAAAGTGCCTAGCGGCTCTAACATTAAAGTGCACTATCAACTAGATGGCCCGGCTAAACTGTCGGTAAAAATGCAAGAAGTGTACGGGCTAAACGAAACACCTAAGCTTTGTGATGGACAGTTGCCATTGTTAATGGAATTGCTATCTCCTGCGCAAAGGCCGCTGCAGTTAACACAAGATTTGGCCAATTTTTGGCATACCAGCTACAAGGAAGTACAAAAAGAAATGAAAGGGCGTTACCCAAAACATTTCTGGCCTGATGACCCAAGTGTTGCGCAGGCAACCAATAAAGTAAAAAGCAGGATGTAA
- a CDS encoding LacI family DNA-binding transcriptional regulator, translating to MNKNSKQSITIHDVARVAGVSKSTVSLVLRGGKTSALAQQKVRSAIEQIGYVYNREAASMRSKSSDLIAIVVNDLTNPYCAKLAVALETHIRQLGFMTTLVNTNENALTQAQVVAKLQEYRVKAFVIYPSLNTQASWLNQLNTASTQVITIMRQVTNSHVPCVLPNNEDGIYQATHSLIAKGHKHIAFIGGDAVASDHTARISGFHKALNEHNDVQSWVFNSSASRHGGRLAMSECLAQVPLVESVVCFNDLVAYGAIEYIKEQGLTPGLDIAVIGFEDLEDSQLMSPPLSSVHISTDEIAQTVCNLIDNNTQDGLYEVPAKLIKRRS from the coding sequence TTGAATAAAAATTCTAAACAATCGATTACCATACATGATGTAGCGCGTGTCGCGGGGGTGTCTAAGTCGACCGTATCGCTGGTATTGCGTGGTGGCAAAACCAGTGCCTTGGCACAACAAAAAGTGCGCTCAGCCATTGAGCAAATCGGGTATGTGTACAACCGAGAAGCGGCTTCCATGCGCAGTAAGTCATCAGACTTAATCGCGATCGTTGTAAATGACTTAACCAACCCTTATTGCGCAAAGCTGGCTGTCGCCCTTGAAACTCATATTCGTCAGCTTGGCTTTATGACGACTTTAGTTAACACCAACGAAAATGCCCTTACACAAGCGCAAGTGGTTGCTAAGCTGCAAGAGTACCGCGTTAAGGCATTTGTTATTTACCCTTCTTTAAATACCCAAGCCAGCTGGTTAAACCAATTAAATACAGCATCTACTCAAGTGATAACTATAATGCGCCAAGTTACCAACAGCCACGTTCCTTGCGTGTTGCCCAATAACGAAGATGGCATATATCAAGCTACACACTCTTTAATCGCTAAAGGTCATAAACACATCGCGTTTATTGGTGGTGATGCTGTTGCCTCCGATCACACTGCGCGAATAAGCGGTTTTCATAAGGCTTTAAACGAGCATAATGATGTCCAAAGTTGGGTATTTAATAGTTCAGCTAGCCGCCATGGCGGTCGTTTGGCTATGTCTGAATGTTTAGCACAAGTTCCCCTAGTTGAGTCGGTGGTGTGCTTTAACGATTTAGTTGCCTACGGCGCTATCGAGTACATCAAAGAACAGGGATTAACGCCAGGCTTAGATATTGCCGTGATTGGTTTTGAAGATTTGGAAGACTCACAGTTAATGAGCCCTCCTTTGAGTAGCGTACATATTAGTACAGATGAGATAGCGCAAACCGTTTGTAACTTGATTGACAACAATACGCAAGATGGTTTGTATGAAGTGCCCGCTAAGCTTATCAAACGCCGTTCATAG
- a CDS encoding DUF1643 domain-containing protein — protein sequence MVGNVFGYRATNVKELATVMDPIGSENFTHISDVIAEADILVPCWGSRTKLPKELRENLDNFMEMLIQSDKPVYCFGKTASQDPKHPLMLSYDTKLVMWE from the coding sequence ATCGTTGGCAATGTATTTGGTTACAGGGCTACGAATGTAAAAGAGCTAGCAACAGTGATGGATCCTATTGGAAGTGAAAACTTTACTCATATTTCTGATGTAATTGCTGAAGCTGATATTCTTGTTCCTTGTTGGGGTAGTAGAACAAAGCTCCCAAAGGAGCTAAGGGAAAATTTAGATAATTTTATGGAGATGTTAATTCAATCAGATAAACCAGTTTATTGTTTTGGAAAAACAGCCAGTCAAGATCCGAAGCACCCGCTTATGCTTAGTTATGATACAAAATTAGTGATGTGGGAATGA